From Arthrobacter sp. FW306-2-2C-D06B, a single genomic window includes:
- the pdxT gene encoding pyridoxal 5'-phosphate synthase glutaminase subunit PdxT: MTNPPSEASSSVGSGLRIGVLALQGDFREHIHAVEAAGATGVGIRRPAELDDIDGLIIPGGESTTIDKLARIFELADPIRKQIASGLPVYGSCAGMILLADDIADPATDLAGNPQQTFGGLDITVRRNAFGRQRESFETDLDFKGLEFSAGESGVDPVHAVFIRGPWVERVGPGVEILAQVEPGKATHTDTLHGLARIVAVRSGRLLATSFHPEVTGEKRVHELFIRMIRGEV, translated from the coding sequence ATGACCAATCCCCCTTCCGAGGCGTCATCAAGCGTGGGCTCGGGCCTGCGCATCGGCGTCCTCGCACTACAAGGCGATTTTCGTGAGCACATCCACGCCGTCGAAGCGGCCGGTGCCACCGGCGTCGGCATCCGGCGTCCGGCGGAACTTGATGACATTGACGGCCTCATCATTCCCGGCGGCGAGTCGACCACTATAGACAAGCTGGCGCGCATCTTTGAACTTGCCGACCCCATCCGCAAGCAGATTGCGTCCGGGCTGCCGGTATATGGATCCTGCGCCGGCATGATCCTGCTGGCGGACGACATCGCCGATCCCGCCACGGACCTCGCTGGGAATCCGCAGCAGACTTTCGGTGGATTGGACATCACGGTCCGTCGCAACGCCTTCGGCAGGCAGCGCGAGTCTTTCGAAACGGACCTCGACTTCAAAGGTCTTGAGTTCAGCGCCGGCGAATCCGGCGTCGACCCCGTCCACGCCGTCTTCATTCGCGGACCGTGGGTGGAGCGCGTCGGTCCCGGCGTCGAAATCCTTGCCCAGGTGGAACCGGGAAAAGCCACCCACACGGACACTTTGCACGGGTTGGCTAGAATTGTTGCAGTGCGCTCAGGTCGGTTGCTGGCCACCTCCTTCCACCCGGAAGTGACTGGGGAGAAGCGCGTGCATGAATTGTTTATTCGAATGATCAGAGGGGAAGTTTAA
- the yajC gene encoding preprotein translocase subunit YajC, producing MTILLFAMLGVFIFMMFRRNKKTQQQQAKLQSQFAPGVDVMTSFGLFGRIVSMDDAENKVVLELSPGNLATVHRQAVTKIVEPVEEAAVDVPDDASSLTDADASASAETPDETLKRLNDEGKKDN from the coding sequence ATGACAATCCTGCTGTTCGCCATGCTCGGCGTCTTCATCTTCATGATGTTCCGCCGCAACAAGAAGACGCAGCAACAGCAGGCCAAGCTGCAGTCCCAGTTTGCCCCCGGCGTTGACGTCATGACCAGTTTCGGACTGTTCGGCCGAATCGTCTCGATGGACGACGCTGAGAACAAGGTTGTCCTTGAACTGTCTCCGGGCAACCTCGCCACCGTGCACCGCCAGGCCGTGACCAAGATCGTTGAGCCCGTCGAGGAGGCCGCAGTTGACGTTCCGGACGACGCTTCGTCGCTGACGGACGCCGATGCATCGGCATCCGCGGAGACCCCCGACGAAACGCTCAAGCGCCTCAACGACGAGGGCAAGAAGGACAACTAG
- the secD gene encoding protein translocase subunit SecD, which translates to MARTGHKNAARRVLIWLVAIFAVLTAVLGGGVITGHASWAPKLALDLEGGTQMILAPKVEGSTGINEEQLNQAVAIIRQRVDSSGVAEAEITTQSGRNVVVSLPGTPSSETRALIQASADMNFRPVITAGDPAAVPVASRTPDASLPKPTAAPANASDNNWVTADVYKAFEALDCVNPAQDKQPRSDPAKPLVTCEPATAKTPAVKYILGPVEVKGQDIVSSSFDPVQGAQGSVTNAWGVTITFDANATKTFKDVTQRLNQFYVASQAQGGNDPKAQFAIVLDDQVISAPRALAVITDGKPQITGNFTQASARALSDQLRYGALPISFDIQSEEQISATLGGEQLRLGLMAGVIGLLLVVVYSLFQYRALGFVTILSLVVAGGLTYLAIAILGWTENYRLSLAGVAGLIVAIGQTADSFIVYFERIRDELREGKGLVSAVANGWKRAKRTVLASKAVNLLAALVLYFVAVGNVRGFAFTLGLTALADLLVVFMFTHPTLQVLSRTKFFGEGHRFSGLDPERLGAVPLYRGAGRLRTPTEKPAVVRARNTGAAAEAERRMTIAERRLAEKQALLAGSSNGTKEEK; encoded by the coding sequence ATGGCACGAACCGGCCACAAAAATGCAGCCCGCAGGGTGCTGATCTGGCTTGTCGCAATATTCGCTGTACTGACAGCAGTCCTCGGTGGCGGCGTCATCACAGGTCACGCCAGCTGGGCCCCGAAGCTCGCGCTTGACCTCGAGGGCGGCACGCAAATGATTCTGGCGCCCAAGGTCGAAGGGTCCACGGGCATCAACGAAGAACAGTTGAACCAGGCCGTCGCGATTATCCGCCAACGCGTTGACAGCTCCGGTGTCGCCGAAGCGGAAATCACCACGCAGTCCGGCCGCAACGTCGTGGTGAGCCTTCCGGGTACGCCAAGTTCGGAAACCCGCGCCCTGATCCAGGCATCTGCAGACATGAACTTCCGCCCGGTGATCACCGCCGGAGACCCTGCCGCCGTTCCGGTGGCATCGCGAACGCCTGATGCGAGCCTGCCGAAGCCCACGGCTGCGCCGGCCAACGCCAGCGACAACAACTGGGTGACAGCGGACGTCTACAAGGCCTTCGAAGCCCTGGATTGCGTCAATCCGGCCCAGGACAAGCAGCCGCGGTCGGATCCGGCCAAGCCGCTGGTGACCTGCGAGCCGGCAACGGCCAAGACTCCTGCCGTCAAGTACATCCTTGGCCCGGTCGAGGTAAAGGGCCAGGACATCGTTTCGTCCTCCTTCGACCCCGTCCAGGGCGCACAAGGCTCGGTTACCAATGCGTGGGGCGTGACGATCACGTTCGATGCCAACGCCACCAAGACCTTCAAGGACGTTACCCAGAGACTCAACCAGTTCTACGTGGCATCGCAGGCACAGGGCGGCAACGACCCCAAGGCCCAATTCGCCATCGTCCTGGATGACCAGGTCATTTCCGCTCCCCGTGCCCTCGCCGTCATCACCGATGGCAAGCCTCAGATCACCGGTAACTTCACGCAAGCCTCCGCGCGGGCCTTGTCGGACCAGCTCCGCTACGGCGCTTTGCCGATCAGCTTCGATATCCAGTCCGAGGAACAGATTTCCGCGACCCTCGGTGGCGAGCAGCTTCGTCTGGGCCTGATGGCCGGTGTGATCGGTCTTCTGCTCGTCGTGGTCTATTCCCTCTTCCAGTACCGGGCCCTGGGCTTCGTCACCATCCTCTCCCTCGTGGTGGCGGGTGGACTCACTTACCTCGCCATCGCGATCCTTGGCTGGACTGAAAACTACCGGCTGTCCCTGGCCGGCGTGGCCGGTCTCATCGTGGCCATTGGTCAAACAGCCGACTCCTTCATCGTTTACTTCGAGCGCATCCGCGACGAACTTCGTGAGGGCAAGGGCCTCGTGTCCGCCGTCGCAAATGGTTGGAAGCGCGCCAAGCGCACGGTCCTTGCATCCAAGGCCGTCAACCTGCTTGCTGCTTTGGTGCTGTACTTCGTCGCTGTTGGAAACGTCCGGGGCTTCGCCTTCACCCTTGGCCTCACCGCGTTGGCCGACCTCCTGGTCGTGTTCATGTTCACGCACCCCACGCTCCAGGTGCTGTCCCGGACCAAGTTCTTCGGGGAAGGTCACCGCTTTTCGGGCCTCGACCCTGAGCGCCTGGGCGCCGTGCCGCTGTACCGCGGTGCCGGCAGGCTCCGCACGCCGACGGAGAAGCCCGCCGTCGTGCGCGCGCGCAACACCGGTGCTGCCGCTGAAGCCGAGCGCCGCATGACCATCGCCGAACGCCGGCTTGCCGAGAAGCAAGCCCTGCTGGCTGGTTCTTCCAACGGCACCAAGGAGGAGAAGTAA
- the ruvC gene encoding crossover junction endodeoxyribonuclease RuvC — MTLRVLGVDPGLTRCGIGVVDVERNRRATMVAVCVVGTSPEQSLDQRLLVIAKAIDEWLDLYKPDVLAVERVFSQLNVSTVMGVAQASGVVIAAAARRGIPVALHTPSEVKAAVTGSGTSNKEAVTKLITKILRLDAPPRPADAADALALAVTHAWRAGSGAAVATTGPGSSALTPAQRAWAEAEAKARRGR; from the coding sequence TTGACTCTTCGCGTATTGGGAGTCGATCCGGGCCTCACCCGTTGCGGGATCGGAGTGGTCGACGTCGAACGGAACCGGCGCGCCACCATGGTGGCTGTCTGCGTCGTGGGAACCTCGCCGGAACAATCATTGGACCAGCGATTGCTGGTCATCGCCAAGGCCATCGACGAGTGGCTGGACCTGTATAAGCCCGACGTTCTCGCGGTCGAACGGGTCTTCTCCCAACTGAACGTCAGTACCGTCATGGGCGTCGCCCAGGCGTCCGGCGTGGTCATCGCGGCCGCTGCGCGGCGCGGCATCCCGGTGGCGCTCCACACGCCGTCGGAGGTCAAAGCTGCCGTGACGGGTAGCGGCACCTCCAACAAAGAAGCGGTGACAAAACTCATTACCAAGATCCTGCGATTGGACGCCCCACCGCGCCCGGCCGACGCAGCGGACGCGTTGGCCCTCGCCGTCACGCACGCGTGGCGGGCCGGCAGCGGTGCCGCGGTTGCTACGACAGGACCAGGGAGCAGTGCGTTGACACCCGCCCAGCGGGCCTGGGCTGAAGCCGAAGCGAAAGCGCGCCGCGGCCGGTAA
- a CDS encoding RelA/SpoT family protein: MEERTTSAPPAGGEDGLSRVPGTATAATGSTVDGVPVDSPGVRPTFPGRRERTRSRLAKLTGRGTSTYSPILEPLLRTVRANNPKEDLDLIQRAFTVAERSHQGQKRKSGDPYITHPVAVATILAELGLTGTTLAAALLHDTVEDTPYTLADLTRDFGPEVAMLVDGVTKLDKVQFGEAAQSETVRKMVVAMAKDIRVLMIKLADRLHNARTWRFVSAESSARKARETLEIFAPLAHRLGMNTIKWELEDLSFAALYPKVYEEIVRMVGDRTPEREKSLSVIRNQIAEDLRVARIKATITGRPKHYYSIYQKMIVRDKDFDDINDLMGVRVLVDSVRDCYAALGTLHSRWNPLPGRFKDYIAMPKFNMYQSLHTTVIGPGGKPVEIQIRTHEMHRRAEYGVAAHWKYKDQPNRTAVGPGSPKDGDMGWLRSLVDWQQETSDPGEFLDSLRFEINAREVFVFTPKGEVMALPAGSTPVDFAYAVHTEVGHRTIGARVNGKLVPLNSELNHGDWVEIFTSKAEGAGPSQDWQHFVKSARARNKIRQWFSKERREEAIERGKDQLTRAMRKQNLPLQRLMTHDALSTVAEEFHYVDISGLYAGVGDGHTSAQSVMEKLMEHLGGHETPDEDLDEVSIPSQLQKTRYSDSGVIVRGVGDVWVKLARCCTPVPPDPILGFVTRGSGVSVHRTDCTNVSDLRDQPDRIVEVEWAPTQSSVFLVEIQVEALDRKSLLSDVTRVLSENHVNILAASVHTSSDRVAISRFAFEMGDPKYLHHVLSAVRRIDGVFDVYRTTGNRRRS, encoded by the coding sequence GTGGAGGAACGTACGACGTCGGCGCCGCCGGCGGGCGGAGAGGACGGCCTGAGCCGCGTCCCCGGCACCGCAACTGCAGCCACGGGAAGCACAGTGGATGGTGTGCCCGTGGACAGTCCGGGCGTGCGCCCGACGTTCCCCGGACGCCGCGAGCGGACACGCTCCAGGCTGGCGAAATTGACCGGACGCGGCACGAGCACCTATTCGCCCATCCTCGAACCGCTCCTGCGGACAGTCAGGGCAAACAACCCCAAGGAAGACCTGGATCTCATCCAACGGGCCTTCACGGTAGCCGAGCGAAGCCATCAGGGGCAGAAGCGGAAGAGCGGCGATCCTTACATCACCCACCCTGTGGCAGTGGCCACGATCCTGGCTGAATTGGGGCTCACCGGCACAACCCTGGCCGCCGCACTCCTGCACGACACCGTGGAGGACACTCCCTACACCCTCGCTGACCTGACGCGCGATTTCGGCCCGGAGGTGGCGATGCTCGTGGACGGCGTCACCAAACTGGACAAGGTCCAATTCGGTGAGGCCGCACAGTCCGAGACTGTCCGCAAGATGGTTGTGGCCATGGCCAAGGACATCCGGGTGCTGATGATCAAGCTCGCGGACCGGCTGCACAATGCCCGTACGTGGCGTTTTGTTTCCGCCGAATCATCCGCACGCAAAGCGCGCGAAACACTTGAGATCTTTGCACCGCTGGCCCACCGCCTCGGTATGAACACCATCAAATGGGAACTCGAGGATCTCTCCTTCGCGGCCTTGTACCCGAAGGTGTATGAAGAGATCGTCCGGATGGTGGGGGACCGCACTCCGGAGCGCGAGAAGAGCCTGAGCGTCATCCGCAACCAGATTGCCGAAGACCTGCGCGTCGCCCGCATCAAGGCCACCATCACGGGACGCCCCAAGCATTACTACTCGATCTACCAGAAGATGATCGTCCGGGACAAGGACTTCGACGACATCAACGACCTCATGGGCGTGCGCGTCCTCGTGGACTCAGTCCGTGACTGTTACGCAGCTCTTGGCACCTTGCATTCGCGCTGGAACCCCCTGCCGGGCCGGTTCAAGGACTACATCGCCATGCCGAAGTTCAACATGTACCAGTCCTTGCACACCACGGTCATCGGGCCCGGGGGCAAGCCCGTCGAGATCCAGATCCGCACGCATGAAATGCACCGCCGGGCCGAGTATGGTGTGGCTGCGCACTGGAAGTACAAGGACCAGCCAAACCGCACCGCTGTAGGCCCGGGGAGTCCCAAGGACGGCGACATGGGATGGTTGCGTTCCTTGGTCGACTGGCAGCAGGAAACGTCGGATCCGGGCGAATTCCTGGACTCGCTGCGGTTTGAGATCAATGCCCGCGAAGTGTTCGTCTTCACCCCCAAGGGCGAGGTCATGGCCCTCCCCGCAGGATCGACGCCGGTGGACTTCGCTTACGCCGTGCACACTGAAGTGGGTCACCGGACTATCGGTGCGCGGGTCAACGGCAAGCTGGTTCCGCTCAACAGCGAGCTCAACCACGGCGACTGGGTGGAGATTTTCACCTCAAAGGCCGAGGGCGCTGGACCGAGCCAGGACTGGCAGCATTTCGTCAAGAGCGCCCGGGCCCGTAACAAAATCCGGCAGTGGTTCAGCAAGGAACGCCGCGAAGAGGCCATCGAGCGCGGCAAGGACCAGCTGACACGGGCCATGCGTAAGCAGAACCTGCCCCTGCAACGGCTCATGACACATGACGCCCTGTCCACGGTGGCGGAGGAATTCCACTACGTCGACATTTCCGGCTTGTATGCAGGTGTGGGCGATGGTCATACTTCGGCTCAGTCCGTCATGGAAAAGCTCATGGAGCACCTTGGCGGTCATGAAACGCCCGACGAGGACCTGGACGAAGTCAGTATTCCTTCGCAACTCCAGAAGACCCGCTACTCGGACTCCGGCGTCATAGTGCGCGGCGTAGGCGACGTCTGGGTCAAGCTGGCCCGTTGCTGCACGCCTGTACCGCCCGATCCGATCCTCGGGTTCGTGACACGGGGCTCGGGCGTGTCGGTACACCGCACGGACTGTACCAATGTCTCGGATCTCCGGGACCAGCCCGATCGCATCGTCGAGGTTGAATGGGCACCGACCCAGTCGAGCGTCTTCCTGGTTGAGATCCAGGTGGAAGCACTGGACCGGAAGTCGTTGCTCTCGGACGTCACTCGAGTGCTGTCGGAAAACCACGTCAACATCCTGGCTGCTTCCGTGCACACGTCCAGCGATCGGGTGGCCATCTCCCGCTTCGCTTTCGAAATGGGCGATCCGAAGTACCTGCACCACGTGCTCAGTGCCGTGCGCAGGATCGACGGCGTCTTCGATGTCTACAGGACCACGGGCAATCGCAGGAGGAGCTGA
- the ruvA gene encoding Holliday junction branch migration protein RuvA yields the protein MISFLRGTVAHVSLSTAVIDLNGAGMSVYATPQTLSHLHVGEEAKLFTSLIVREDSLTLFGFSNDDEREVFDVLLSVSGVGPRLALAVLAVHEPEAIRVAAHSGDAKSFTKVPGIGPKVAGRIVLELAGKLVPHGTAPGAAPAVAAESVWKPQVVAAMTSLGWSERDAAGSIDKAMADSPELADAGNVAQILRATLRWLGQDGARAGNRVGSRG from the coding sequence TTGATCAGTTTTCTCCGCGGAACCGTGGCGCACGTCAGCCTCTCCACGGCCGTCATCGATCTCAACGGTGCCGGTATGAGCGTCTACGCCACGCCGCAAACCCTCAGCCACCTGCATGTCGGCGAGGAAGCGAAGCTGTTCACTTCGTTGATCGTCCGGGAGGACTCCCTGACGCTCTTTGGATTCTCGAACGATGACGAGCGCGAAGTTTTCGATGTCCTTCTCAGCGTGAGCGGGGTGGGGCCCCGACTGGCCCTCGCGGTGCTGGCCGTCCATGAGCCCGAAGCGATCCGGGTGGCCGCCCATTCCGGTGACGCAAAGTCATTCACCAAGGTCCCCGGCATCGGGCCGAAGGTGGCCGGCAGGATCGTCCTGGAGCTTGCAGGAAAACTCGTTCCCCACGGCACCGCTCCGGGGGCCGCACCCGCCGTCGCCGCCGAGTCGGTCTGGAAGCCGCAGGTGGTGGCCGCAATGACGAGCCTCGGCTGGTCGGAGAGGGACGCCGCCGGCAGCATCGACAAGGCAATGGCCGATTCCCCGGAACTTGCCGACGCCGGCAACGTGGCCCAGATCCTGCGTGCAACCCTTCGCTGGCTGGGGCAGGATGGCGCCCGCGCTGGAAACCGGGTTGGCAGCCGTGGCTGA
- a CDS encoding YebC/PmpR family DNA-binding transcriptional regulator, with amino-acid sequence MSGHSKWATTKHKKAILDSRRAKSFAKLIKNIEVAARMGGPDLAGNPSLELAVTKAKKTSVPADNIDRAIKRGAGLTGEVVDYTEIMYEARGPQGSALLIECLTDNKNRAASEVRLAISRNGGTIADPGSVSYLFTRKGVVNLPKNGLSEDDILMAVLDAGAEEVKDNGENWEIHSEPTDLQAIREALKEAGIEYETDEAEFVPSMQVPLDLDGAKKFMKLVDALEDLDDVQNVYTNADMSEEVQAALEAE; translated from the coding sequence ATGTCAGGCCACTCCAAATGGGCGACGACCAAGCACAAGAAGGCCATCCTCGATAGCCGCCGGGCCAAGTCGTTCGCCAAACTGATCAAGAACATCGAAGTCGCGGCCCGCATGGGCGGACCGGACCTTGCCGGCAACCCGAGCCTGGAACTGGCTGTCACCAAAGCCAAAAAGACATCGGTCCCCGCTGACAACATCGACCGCGCCATCAAGCGCGGCGCCGGCCTGACCGGCGAAGTGGTCGACTACACGGAGATCATGTACGAAGCCCGCGGCCCGCAGGGTTCGGCCCTTCTGATCGAGTGCCTCACGGACAACAAGAACCGTGCCGCCTCGGAGGTCCGGCTTGCAATCTCGCGCAATGGCGGCACCATTGCCGACCCCGGCTCCGTGAGTTACCTCTTCACCCGCAAAGGCGTCGTCAACCTGCCCAAGAACGGACTCAGTGAAGACGACATCCTGATGGCCGTGCTCGACGCCGGCGCCGAGGAAGTCAAGGACAACGGCGAGAACTGGGAAATCCACTCGGAGCCCACCGATCTCCAGGCCATCCGCGAAGCCCTCAAGGAAGCCGGCATCGAATACGAGACGGACGAAGCCGAGTTCGTCCCGTCCATGCAGGTGCCGCTGGACCTCGACGGTGCCAAGAAGTTCATGAAGCTCGTCGACGCTCTTGAGGATCTCGACGACGTCCAGAACGTGTACACCAACGCGGACATGAGCGAGGAAGTCCAGGCTGCGCTCGAAGCCGAGTAG
- the ruvB gene encoding Holliday junction branch migration DNA helicase RuvB — protein MAEPSLVTGGEEPEERIIEAALRPKNLHDFVGQHRVRKQLSLVLEASRMRGRSADHVLLSGPPGLGKTTLSMIIAAEMNAPLRISSGPAIQHAGDLAAILSSLSEGEVLFLDEIHRMSRPAEEMLYMAMEDFRVDIVVGKGAGATAIPLELPPFTLVGATTRAGLLPGPLRDRFGFTGHLEFYSVAELELVLRRSAGLLDLKVNSAGFSEIAGRSRGTPRIANRLLRRVRDWALVHGIEQIDARAASAALDMYEVDERGLDRLDRAVLEALILKFNGGPVGLSTLAIAVGEEPETVETVAEPYLVREGLLGRTPRGRIAMASAWTHLGYAVPPGVFGQDPLALFEDSENGPESIDTGR, from the coding sequence GTGGCTGAGCCGTCCCTCGTTACCGGGGGAGAGGAACCCGAAGAGCGCATCATAGAGGCCGCACTGCGCCCGAAGAACCTCCACGACTTCGTAGGCCAGCACCGCGTCCGCAAGCAACTCTCGCTCGTGCTGGAGGCCTCAAGGATGCGTGGCCGCAGCGCGGACCACGTCCTGCTTTCGGGCCCTCCGGGGCTGGGGAAGACCACGCTCTCCATGATCATCGCCGCCGAGATGAACGCTCCCTTGCGCATCAGCAGCGGGCCGGCCATCCAGCACGCCGGAGACCTCGCGGCGATCCTCTCCTCGCTTTCGGAGGGCGAAGTGCTCTTCCTCGACGAAATCCACCGGATGTCCCGGCCCGCCGAGGAAATGCTGTACATGGCGATGGAAGACTTCCGCGTGGACATCGTGGTGGGCAAGGGCGCGGGCGCCACTGCCATTCCGCTTGAACTGCCGCCATTCACCCTCGTGGGCGCCACCACGCGGGCCGGGCTCTTGCCAGGTCCGCTGCGTGACCGCTTTGGTTTCACCGGGCACTTGGAGTTCTATTCCGTAGCGGAGCTTGAATTGGTTCTGCGTCGCTCAGCCGGATTGCTTGATTTGAAGGTCAATTCGGCCGGTTTCAGCGAGATCGCGGGCCGTTCCCGTGGAACTCCGCGTATCGCCAACCGGCTGCTGCGCCGTGTCCGGGACTGGGCACTGGTCCACGGCATCGAGCAGATCGATGCTCGTGCCGCCTCCGCTGCGCTGGACATGTATGAGGTGGACGAGCGTGGCTTGGATCGCCTGGACCGTGCCGTATTGGAGGCGCTGATCCTCAAGTTCAACGGTGGCCCCGTGGGGCTCTCCACTCTCGCGATCGCCGTCGGGGAGGAACCCGAGACCGTCGAGACGGTCGCTGAGCCGTACCTGGTGCGCGAAGGCCTTCTGGGACGGACGCCGCGCGGCAGGATCGCCATGGCGTCCGCCTGGACCCACCTTGGTTATGCGGTTCCGCCAGGAGTGTTCGGGCAGGACCCGCTGGCGTTATTCGAAGACAGCGAAAACGGGCCGGAAAGCATCGACACCGGCCGATAG
- a CDS encoding type IV toxin-antitoxin system AbiEi family antitoxin — translation MAPGLPPPQQQDFLSQELYAPSPMFTWAELQSMAADGVLTPLYEKSFTPRGLDVTPRLRARAAALVVPDPIRRKVIAGRMTAAWIYGCADAPERLSLLVDAKHRISSLRSARGCILHEVRLGQLDVVSIGGLLVTSPLRTAVDVALHVEASRAVPALRMMLSQAELGVRLRLLTLAVEACARVPHKKAALRKLAALAPTADARPAGVFPPEAAA, via the coding sequence ATGGCCCCAGGACTCCCGCCCCCGCAACAACAGGACTTCCTTTCCCAGGAGCTGTACGCGCCTAGCCCGATGTTCACGTGGGCTGAGCTTCAATCGATGGCCGCGGACGGGGTGCTCACCCCGCTGTACGAGAAGAGCTTCACTCCCCGGGGGCTGGATGTCACGCCGAGACTCCGCGCCCGCGCCGCCGCCCTGGTTGTTCCGGATCCTATTCGCAGGAAGGTCATTGCGGGCCGGATGACGGCCGCATGGATCTACGGTTGCGCGGATGCCCCCGAGAGGCTTTCGCTCCTAGTGGACGCCAAACACCGTATATCGAGCCTGCGCTCGGCCCGCGGCTGCATTCTGCACGAAGTCCGCTTGGGCCAACTGGACGTGGTCAGCATCGGCGGGCTGCTCGTGACGAGTCCCCTGCGGACGGCCGTGGATGTGGCCCTCCACGTCGAAGCCAGCAGGGCCGTGCCCGCGCTGCGAATGATGCTCTCCCAGGCCGAGTTGGGTGTGCGGTTGCGGCTCTTGACCCTCGCGGTGGAGGCTTGCGCGAGGGTGCCCCACAAGAAGGCAGCTCTGCGCAAGCTCGCCGCCCTGGCTCCGACCGCCGACGCGCGGCCGGCCGGAGTATTCCCACCGGAGGCCGCCGCCTGA
- the secF gene encoding protein translocase subunit SecF: MTTSFAKFGNELYTGKRSYNFVSSKKIWFIIAAVAVAISILLPVVKGGYNLGIDFRGGSEFTVSNVKTTDSAVGEKAVHDVVSGAVPRVANVAGSTMRIQTDKLSDDQTIKIKTDLAKAYGVTENQVTSTFIGPTWGQDVTKQALIGLAVFVGLAALLMALYFRTWKMSVSALAGMLVTMFTTAGVYSLSDFEVTPSAIIGFLTVLSYSLYDTVVVFDKIRENTSDINTSSRRTFAEEVNLAVNQTLVRSINTMMVAVLPVAAILFIGAGLLGAGTLRDLSLALFVGILIGTAATIFIAAPLYALLRQSEPELQKQAKKVASRRAAAASANSEAATV, from the coding sequence ATGACCACGAGCTTCGCAAAGTTCGGCAACGAGCTCTACACGGGCAAGCGCTCTTACAACTTCGTATCCAGCAAGAAGATCTGGTTCATCATCGCCGCAGTGGCGGTCGCGATCTCCATCCTCCTGCCGGTGGTCAAAGGCGGCTACAACCTTGGAATCGACTTCAGGGGCGGTTCCGAGTTCACGGTGTCCAACGTGAAGACCACCGATTCCGCGGTGGGCGAAAAGGCAGTTCACGACGTCGTTTCCGGTGCCGTTCCGCGCGTCGCCAACGTCGCCGGCAGCACCATGCGTATCCAGACCGACAAACTCAGCGATGACCAGACCATCAAGATCAAAACGGATCTTGCAAAGGCCTACGGCGTCACCGAAAACCAGGTCACCTCGACCTTCATCGGCCCCACCTGGGGGCAGGATGTCACGAAGCAGGCCCTGATCGGCCTTGCGGTGTTCGTGGGCCTGGCGGCTCTTTTGATGGCTTTGTACTTCCGTACCTGGAAGATGTCGGTTTCTGCCCTTGCCGGCATGCTCGTCACGATGTTCACCACGGCCGGTGTCTACTCCTTGAGCGACTTCGAGGTGACACCGTCGGCCATCATCGGCTTCCTGACGGTTCTCAGCTACTCCCTGTACGACACCGTGGTGGTTTTCGACAAGATCCGTGAAAACACCTCGGACATCAACACCTCCAGCCGGCGCACTTTCGCCGAAGAGGTCAACCTTGCCGTCAACCAAACCTTGGTGCGCTCCATCAACACCATGATGGTGGCAGTCTTGCCCGTCGCCGCGATTCTCTTCATCGGTGCCGGACTGCTGGGCGCCGGCACGCTCCGGGACCTGTCCCTCGCGTTGTTCGTCGGCATCCTGATCGGTACCGCGGCCACGATCTTCATCGCGGCCCCGCTCTACGCCTTGCTGCGCCAGAGCGAACCCGAGCTCCAGAAGCAGGCCAAGAAGGTAGCTAGTCGGCGTGCGGCAGCCGCCAGTGCGAACTCGGAAGCCGCCACCGTTTAG